The following proteins come from a genomic window of Neptunomonas concharum:
- a CDS encoding substrate-binding periplasmic protein, with product MSLRATYFLNVLMSVLVSLLLAYGLNVEAANLPTTLKVGVPTPGQKPFFWLDDRGEYQGIYPDTLRLIAKDLQVDLEFIPLSQARIRRHFTVGKLDIEMGVPMNEPEDSALKEVSRYSRPFSVINEVIIYRPELSFPVFILRDLEGQRVATVRGTSVPYYLIREDLTNEWQIAQRVHRGWNDIGLMKEAVALHYQHSENLNYKTSLPYASKPVTFRLHRNKGALLPLMNNSIKRLEEEGKLEELVCKYLCGTGK from the coding sequence ATGTCCTTGCGTGCCACTTATTTTCTCAATGTATTAATGTCGGTTTTGGTAAGCTTGCTACTTGCCTATGGTCTCAATGTAGAAGCTGCCAATCTACCCACGACTTTAAAAGTAGGGGTTCCGACACCCGGTCAGAAGCCATTTTTTTGGCTAGATGATAGGGGGGAGTATCAAGGTATCTATCCAGACACCTTGCGGCTTATTGCCAAAGACTTACAGGTTGATCTCGAATTTATCCCGCTTTCCCAAGCACGCATCAGGCGCCATTTCACGGTAGGCAAATTGGATATTGAGATGGGGGTTCCAATGAACGAACCCGAAGATTCCGCTTTAAAGGAGGTCTCCCGCTATAGCCGTCCGTTTAGTGTCATTAATGAGGTAATTATCTATCGTCCTGAGTTATCTTTTCCGGTCTTTATCCTGAGAGATTTGGAAGGGCAGCGCGTTGCAACGGTCAGAGGGACTAGCGTGCCTTACTATCTTATTCGAGAGGATCTCACAAATGAATGGCAGATTGCACAACGGGTACACCGCGGCTGGAACGATATCGGCTTAATGAAAGAGGCTGTTGCTTTACATTATCAGCACTCTGAAAACCTGAACTACAAAACCTCGCTTCCGTACGCGAGTAAACCAGTAACGTTTAGGCTGCACCGAAATAAAGGCGCGCTATTACCCCTAATGAATAACAGCATCAAGCGGTTAGAAGAGGAGGGTAAGTTGGAAGAATTGGTGTGCAAATACCTTTGTGGTACAGGTAAATAA
- a CDS encoding serine hydrolase domain-containing protein, which translates to MLSLTTRRLLAFCGVTLVCTTSALAQSKPGALTAADSDPVTLGWMNGFPPSPDKLIMQPDSNFFSFPKMRWSVCHLRELLPTEQVSRGLGAPIPLEYALDGSIDAVSFLPIGSDSAITWEASLAKNYTDGILIMHKGKVVYEYYSGCLSDAGKHAAMSMTKSATGLLAEILVAEGALDDTARVSDIIPELSSSAFGSASVRQVMDMVTGLAYSENYADPKADIWAYSAAASPLPKPKNYTGPVGYFEYLQTVKPDGEHGDAFHYKTINTDTLGWIISRVTGQEITELLSERIWSRMGAEQDAYMTVDAKGVPFSGGGLSAGLRDMARFGQLVLNKGMINGKRLFPKAVIEHIQQGGDKAAFEKAGYQYLPGGSYRSMWWVFHNAHGAFAARGVHGQTVYVDPTAEMVIVRFASHPNAGNAAIDPTSLPAYQAVAEHLLKK; encoded by the coding sequence ATGTTGTCGTTAACTACTAGAAGATTACTGGCTTTTTGTGGGGTGACATTAGTCTGCACCACTTCGGCGCTTGCCCAATCAAAACCAGGCGCATTGACTGCCGCTGACTCAGACCCTGTTACGTTGGGTTGGATGAACGGTTTCCCCCCCTCTCCTGATAAATTAATCATGCAGCCTGACTCCAACTTTTTTAGCTTCCCTAAAATGCGATGGAGTGTCTGTCATCTACGTGAGCTACTGCCAACAGAGCAGGTTAGCCGAGGCTTAGGAGCCCCTATTCCGTTGGAGTATGCACTTGATGGTTCAATAGATGCTGTTTCTTTCTTGCCCATTGGAAGTGACTCTGCAATAACGTGGGAAGCATCTTTGGCCAAGAATTACACTGATGGCATCCTTATCATGCATAAAGGAAAAGTTGTCTATGAGTACTATTCTGGCTGCTTGAGTGATGCGGGAAAACATGCCGCAATGTCGATGACAAAATCAGCTACAGGGCTTTTAGCTGAGATTTTAGTGGCAGAAGGTGCCCTTGATGACACAGCAAGGGTATCTGACATTATCCCTGAACTATCCAGCAGTGCTTTTGGTTCTGCTTCGGTCCGCCAAGTCATGGATATGGTGACAGGACTTGCCTACAGTGAAAACTATGCTGACCCTAAAGCCGATATTTGGGCATATAGTGCTGCGGCTAGTCCGCTCCCAAAACCCAAAAATTATACAGGACCTGTTGGTTACTTTGAGTATTTACAAACGGTAAAACCTGATGGGGAGCATGGGGATGCATTTCATTATAAAACGATAAACACGGATACATTGGGCTGGATCATCTCCCGAGTGACGGGTCAGGAGATTACCGAACTGCTTTCGGAACGAATCTGGAGCCGCATGGGCGCTGAGCAAGATGCCTATATGACAGTAGATGCCAAAGGCGTACCTTTTTCTGGAGGCGGTCTGAGCGCGGGGCTTCGCGATATGGCGCGTTTTGGGCAGCTAGTTCTCAATAAAGGTATGATCAATGGGAAACGTTTATTCCCCAAAGCTGTTATAGAGCATATTCAACAAGGTGGAGATAAAGCCGCTTTCGAGAAAGCAGGATACCAATATCTCCCTGGGGGTAGTTATCGAAGTATGTGGTGGGTGTTCCACAACGCACACGGTGCTTTTGCAGCTCGCGGCGTACATGGCCAGACTGTTTATGTTGACCCTACCGCTGAGATGGTTATTGTGCGCTTCGCCTCGCACCCTAATGCGGGCAACGCCGCTATTGATCCAACTTCCCTTCCTGCCTATCAAGCTGTGGCAGAGCATCTATTGAAAAAGTAA